The Streptomyces europaeiscabiei genome window below encodes:
- a CDS encoding RICIN domain-containing protein: MAEWPARNVGFVRHSGKAADVERGGMANRANVLQWPCLRKANEKWTFSKTGDG; encoded by the coding sequence GTGGCCGAATGGCCCGCCCGGAACGTCGGTTTCGTGCGGCACAGCGGCAAGGCCGCCGACGTGGAGCGCGGGGGCATGGCGAACCGCGCCAACGTCCTGCAGTGGCCCTGTCTCAGGAAGGCGAACGAGAAGTGGACCTTCTCCAAGACCGGCGACGGCTAG
- a CDS encoding RICIN domain-containing protein produces MTPTGDGYYFLINRYSGLCLAVDEGSAADGATIEQQPYPSLKRQQW; encoded by the coding sequence ATCACGCCCACGGGTGACGGCTACTACTTCCTCATCAACCGCTACAGCGGGCTCTGCCTCGCCGTCGACGAGGGCAGCGCCGCCGACGGAGCCACCATCGAGCAACAGCCGTACCCGTCACTGAAGCGGCAGCAGTGGTAG
- a CDS encoding DUF418 domain-containing protein, giving the protein MTQTQPPQETSALPENSPPPPRTSPESAVPASAGPSMGRLVGVDLARALAVFGMYIVHIGPPLSATTGVASWIRYLADGHSSVLFATLAGFSLMLIAGRREPKTGLAGRQAKARIAIRAVVLLVLGTVLAMEYGGVIILGFYGVYFLLALPLVRLRARTLAIIAAAFALVTPQLAFVLTSLLTSSVQESINAYDPLRRLSEVGVLDLLFTGFYPALTWMSFVIAGMALGRLDLSSGTVQKRLAALGASLTAVAYSMSLLLAGSGALRSLAEDGSSSGSSGSMPPASGSMPPDGGSFPEMSASFLLKAGPHSGTTFDIIGSVGVAILVIVGATVAMDRLPRLRRLAKPVIAVGTMSLTAYVGHFLAQSALSVPAGTGTQQSWVPLLMFVLGATVFAAIWSRFFRRGPLEYLLNAATKPAKHIR; this is encoded by the coding sequence ATGACACAGACGCAGCCGCCGCAGGAGACGTCAGCTCTCCCGGAGAACTCACCTCCGCCGCCCCGAACCTCCCCCGAGTCCGCCGTGCCGGCCTCGGCCGGTCCCTCGATGGGACGCCTCGTCGGGGTCGACCTGGCCCGCGCGCTGGCGGTGTTCGGCATGTACATCGTGCACATCGGCCCCCCGCTGTCCGCCACGACCGGCGTGGCGAGCTGGATCCGCTACCTAGCGGACGGCCACTCGTCGGTCCTGTTCGCCACTCTCGCCGGGTTCTCGCTGATGCTGATCGCAGGTCGCCGCGAGCCGAAGACGGGCCTGGCGGGCCGGCAGGCGAAGGCCCGCATCGCGATCCGCGCCGTGGTCCTGCTGGTGCTGGGCACCGTGCTGGCGATGGAGTACGGGGGAGTGATCATCCTCGGCTTCTACGGGGTCTACTTCCTCCTCGCCCTGCCCCTGGTGCGACTGCGTGCCAGGACACTCGCGATCATCGCGGCCGCGTTCGCCCTCGTCACACCGCAGTTGGCGTTCGTCCTGACCTCGCTGCTGACTTCGTCGGTCCAGGAGAGCATCAACGCCTACGACCCGCTCCGCCGCCTCAGCGAGGTGGGAGTGCTCGACCTGCTGTTCACCGGCTTCTACCCGGCGCTCACGTGGATGTCCTTCGTGATCGCGGGCATGGCACTGGGCCGCCTCGACCTGTCCTCCGGCACCGTTCAGAAGCGCCTCGCCGCGCTCGGCGCCTCCCTCACAGCGGTCGCCTACAGCATGTCCCTGCTGCTCGCCGGATCGGGCGCGTTGAGGAGCCTGGCGGAAGACGGGTCGTCGTCCGGCAGCTCCGGTTCGATGCCCCCCGCCAGCGGTTCGATGCCCCCGGACGGGGGGTCGTTCCCCGAGATGTCCGCGTCGTTCCTGCTGAAGGCCGGGCCGCACAGCGGGACCACGTTCGACATCATCGGCAGCGTGGGCGTCGCGATCCTCGTGATCGTGGGCGCGACGGTGGCGATGGACCGCCTGCCGCGACTGCGCCGCCTGGCGAAGCCGGTCATCGCCGTGGGCACCATGTCCCTGACCGCCTACGTCGGCCACTTCCTCGCCCAGTCCGCGCTGTCCGTGCCCGCCGGGACCGGCACCCAGCAATCATGGGTGCCGCTGCTCATGTTCGTCCTCGGGGCGACCGTGTTCGCCGCGATCTGGTCCCGCTTCTTCCGCCGAGGCCCCCTGGAATACCTCCTCAACGCCGCCACCAAGCCGGCGAAGCACATCCGATGA
- a CDS encoding ArsR/SmtB family transcription factor has protein sequence MSDEPERTPQPAGPARRLDARSLRGLAHPLRMNIFELLSLDGPATATRLAERLGENTGTISWHLRHLAEHGFIEEETGRGTKRERWWRRVDVTNELNTADFRDDPDTRGALSVYLHELVQQYFSRVVNYISEDWDDTWRGVGTVSDWSDLRMTPTQLEALNAELMAVIARHTPAQDAEPAPDALPVVVQLQSFPRKERGTA, from the coding sequence ATGTCCGACGAACCCGAACGCACACCACAGCCGGCCGGGCCCGCCCGGCGCCTCGATGCGCGCAGCCTGCGGGGGCTGGCTCATCCGCTGCGGATGAACATCTTCGAACTGCTCAGTCTGGACGGCCCTGCCACCGCCACCAGGCTCGCCGAACGCCTCGGGGAGAACACCGGCACCATCAGTTGGCACTTGCGCCACCTCGCCGAGCACGGCTTCATCGAGGAGGAAACCGGACGGGGCACGAAACGCGAGCGCTGGTGGAGAAGGGTCGACGTCACGAATGAGCTGAACACTGCCGATTTCCGCGACGATCCCGACACCCGGGGCGCACTGTCGGTCTACCTGCACGAGCTGGTGCAGCAGTACTTCAGCCGGGTCGTGAACTACATCAGCGAGGACTGGGACGACACGTGGCGGGGCGTCGGCACCGTCTCGGACTGGAGTGACCTGCGGATGACCCCGACTCAGCTGGAGGCGCTCAACGCGGAGCTGATGGCCGTCATCGCCCGCCACACCCCAGCCCAGGATGCCGAGCCTGCCCCGGACGCGCTTCCTGTCGTCGTGCAGCTCCAGTCTTTCCCCCGCAAGGAGCGTGGCACCGCATGA